One Mycolicibacterium fortuitum subsp. fortuitum genomic window carries:
- a CDS encoding HNH endonuclease signature motif containing protein, translating into MADRLAVLSAAVDDLRELPFTALSTEQLLEVCSGLQQARNLIPAIEHPAIAALAEQGTAARIGAKSWPEALRIRLRISATEARRRYRDALNFSPRTSMSGESLPPLRAASASAQSGGWVNAEHIEILESFFRKCPPWVDATSRDRFEEKLVAVAAQNAPETLQQSVNEVLYLLNQDGPEPADEQCARRRGIVIGPQQPDGCSRISGWINPELRAGLDAVNAKAAAPGMCNPDDENPCTSGTPTQDQIDADTRNPAQRTHDALLAMTRSTLMSGLLGQHNGLPVSIVVTTTLQELLAGAGFAITTSGSKLSIPDVIRLAAHAWHYLAIYDQHTNMPLYLGRTRRIATAAQRLMLFGRERGCTRPGCTAPANRSQVHHAQQDWAHGGRTNIDELTLGCGPDQRLVGPGKWTTRINHHGQCEWIPPPLLDTGQARINTHHHSEQYLADDAPAEADDETDCRPT; encoded by the coding sequence GTGGCTGACAGACTGGCCGTGTTGTCGGCCGCGGTCGACGACCTCCGAGAGTTGCCGTTCACTGCCCTGTCCACCGAACAACTGTTGGAGGTCTGCTCAGGGCTGCAGCAGGCCCGCAACTTGATCCCGGCAATCGAACATCCCGCGATCGCCGCCTTGGCCGAGCAGGGCACGGCGGCCCGCATCGGCGCCAAATCGTGGCCCGAGGCTCTGCGCATCCGCCTGCGTATATCGGCGACCGAGGCCCGCCGGCGCTACCGCGATGCACTGAACTTCTCACCCCGGACGTCGATGTCCGGAGAGTCATTGCCGCCACTGCGCGCGGCGAGCGCCTCCGCCCAATCCGGCGGCTGGGTCAACGCCGAGCACATCGAAATCCTCGAATCGTTCTTTCGTAAGTGCCCGCCCTGGGTCGACGCGACCAGCAGAGACCGCTTCGAGGAGAAATTGGTCGCCGTCGCTGCCCAGAACGCTCCCGAGACCCTGCAGCAATCGGTGAACGAGGTGCTGTATCTCCTGAATCAGGACGGCCCGGAACCCGCCGACGAGCAGTGTGCCCGACGCCGTGGGATCGTGATCGGGCCCCAACAACCCGACGGATGTTCCCGCATCTCAGGCTGGATCAATCCTGAACTACGCGCCGGCCTTGACGCCGTCAACGCGAAAGCGGCAGCGCCGGGTATGTGCAATCCTGACGATGAAAACCCCTGCACCAGCGGCACGCCCACTCAGGACCAGATCGACGCCGACACCCGAAATCCCGCCCAGCGCACCCACGACGCCCTGCTGGCCATGACCCGCAGCACATTGATGTCTGGGCTGCTCGGGCAGCACAACGGGCTACCCGTCTCGATCGTGGTCACCACGACACTGCAAGAACTCCTGGCCGGCGCGGGCTTCGCCATCACCACCAGCGGGTCCAAACTGTCCATTCCCGATGTCATCCGGCTGGCCGCCCATGCCTGGCACTACCTGGCCATCTACGACCAACACACCAACATGCCGCTCTACCTCGGCCGCACCCGCCGCATCGCCACTGCAGCACAGCGGCTGATGCTGTTCGGCCGTGAGCGCGGCTGCACGCGTCCGGGCTGCACAGCGCCTGCCAACAGGTCTCAGGTCCACCACGCCCAACAAGACTGGGCCCACGGCGGACGCACCAACATCGACGAACTCACGTTGGGCTGCGGCCCCGACCAACGCCTCGTCGGCCCTGGCAAATGGACCACCCGCATCAATCACCACGGCCAATGCGAATGGATTCCGCCGCCACTGCTGGACACCGGTCAAGCCCGGATCAACACTCACCACCATTCCGAGCAATACCTGGCGGACGACGCGCCGGCAGAGGCCGACGACGAAACCGACTGTCGCCCAACCTGA
- the dapB gene encoding 4-hydroxy-tetrahydrodipicolinate reductase, with product MRVGVLGAKGKVGATMVHAVESAADLTFSTGVDMGDPLSSLTDTKTEVVIDFTHPDVVMDNLKFLIDNGIHAVVGTTGFTWDRIEQVEAWLKEKPESAVLIAPNFAIGAVLSMHFAQQAARYFESVEIIELHHPHKADAPSGTAARTAKLIAGARKGMPPNPDATSTGLEGARGADVDGVPVHSVRLAGLVAHQEVLFGTQGETLTIRHDSLDRSSFVPGVLLAVRNIAERPGLTIGIEPLLDLS from the coding sequence ATGCGAGTTGGTGTTCTCGGAGCTAAAGGCAAAGTCGGCGCGACCATGGTGCACGCGGTCGAATCCGCGGCGGATCTGACATTCTCGACCGGCGTCGACATGGGTGATCCGCTGAGCTCGCTCACCGACACCAAAACCGAGGTGGTCATCGACTTCACCCATCCCGACGTGGTGATGGACAACCTGAAGTTCCTCATCGACAACGGTATTCATGCCGTCGTCGGAACCACGGGATTCACCTGGGACCGCATCGAACAGGTCGAGGCCTGGCTCAAGGAAAAGCCTGAGTCGGCCGTGCTCATCGCGCCGAACTTCGCCATCGGCGCGGTGCTCTCGATGCACTTCGCCCAGCAGGCGGCTCGGTATTTCGAATCGGTCGAGATCATCGAACTGCACCACCCGCACAAGGCCGACGCTCCGTCCGGTACTGCGGCTCGTACCGCGAAGCTCATCGCCGGGGCGCGAAAAGGTATGCCGCCCAACCCGGATGCCACGAGCACCGGCCTGGAAGGGGCCCGCGGCGCTGATGTGGACGGCGTGCCTGTGCACTCGGTGCGGCTCGCCGGCCTGGTCGCCCACCAGGAGGTGCTGTTCGGCACCCAGGGGGAGACGCTGACGATCCGGCACGACAGCCTGGACCGCTCTTCCTTCGTCCCGGGAGTGCTCCTGGCGGTACGCAACATCGCCGAACGGCCCGGTTTGACCATCGGCATTGAACCGCTGCTCGATCTGTCGTGA
- a CDS encoding flavodoxin family protein — MTKTLLVVHHTPSPATRELLEAVLAGARDPEISGVTVKSMPALAATVTDMLAADGYLFGTTANFGYMSGALKHFFDTVYYPSLDHVAGRPYGLWVHGNNDTAGAASAVDKIVTGLALVKAADVLEVTTVVDGAVRERAYELGGTLAATLMD, encoded by the coding sequence ATGACCAAGACACTGCTCGTGGTGCATCACACGCCGTCTCCGGCAACGCGGGAGCTCCTCGAGGCAGTGTTGGCCGGGGCGCGCGATCCGGAGATCTCCGGTGTGACGGTCAAGTCCATGCCGGCATTAGCTGCCACGGTCACCGACATGCTTGCCGCGGACGGCTATCTTTTCGGCACCACAGCCAATTTCGGCTATATGAGCGGTGCGTTGAAGCACTTCTTCGATACGGTGTACTACCCGAGCCTCGACCACGTGGCGGGGCGTCCGTACGGGCTGTGGGTACACGGCAACAACGACACGGCCGGTGCGGCGAGCGCGGTCGACAAGATTGTGACCGGGCTGGCGTTGGTCAAAGCGGCTGACGTGCTTGAAGTTACGACAGTGGTAGACGGCGCCGTCCGGGAACGCGCCTACGAACTGGGCGGCACATTGGCTGCCACGCTGATGGACTGA